The following are from one region of the Pseudomonas putida genome:
- a CDS encoding DMT family transporter, giving the protein MSVLSKASVASAATTSLFVLLWSSGAIVSKLGLAHASPFAFLLLRSALALAGLLLIGPLLGLRWPRSRGAILRALGTGCVLLGAYQIFYLLALATHVTPGVMATVMGVQPILTVVLMERQRSWSRLFGLGLGLGGLIMVVYQGINLGGVSLAGMLFALLALASMTFGSILQKRITDNPMGTLPLQYLAGFAMCALFAPLQPLQVEWTGGFVGALLWMGLVVSLLATLLLYRLIAKGNLVNVTSLFYLVPAVTAVMDLLIFGNRLAPLSLLGMGLIVVGLLFVFRKPAARLAEA; this is encoded by the coding sequence ATGTCTGTCCTTAGCAAAGCATCCGTGGCCTCGGCGGCCACTACCAGCCTGTTCGTCCTGCTGTGGAGCAGCGGGGCGATCGTTTCCAAGCTGGGCCTGGCGCATGCCAGCCCGTTCGCCTTCCTGCTGTTGCGCTCGGCGCTGGCCCTGGCCGGCCTGCTGCTGATCGGCCCGTTGCTGGGGCTGCGCTGGCCGCGCAGTCGCGGGGCCATCCTGCGGGCCCTGGGCACCGGCTGCGTGTTGCTTGGCGCCTATCAGATCTTCTACCTGCTGGCGCTCGCCACCCATGTCACACCCGGCGTGATGGCCACGGTGATGGGGGTGCAACCGATCCTGACCGTGGTGCTGATGGAGCGCCAGCGCTCCTGGAGCCGCTTGTTCGGCCTGGGCTTGGGGCTTGGCGGGTTGATCATGGTGGTCTACCAGGGCATCAACCTGGGCGGGGTGTCGCTGGCGGGGATGCTGTTCGCCTTGCTGGCGTTGGCCAGCATGACCTTCGGCTCGATCCTGCAGAAACGCATCACCGACAACCCCATGGGCACGCTGCCTTTGCAATATCTGGCCGGCTTTGCCATGTGCGCGCTGTTCGCGCCGCTGCAGCCGCTGCAGGTGGAGTGGACGGGTGGTTTCGTCGGCGCGCTGCTGTGGATGGGGCTGGTGGTCTCGCTGCTGGCGACCCTGCTGCTGTACCGGCTGATCGCCAAGGGTAACCTGGTCAATGTCACCAGCCTGTTCTACCTGGTGCCGGCAGTGACCGCGGTGATGGACCTGCTGATCTTCGGCAACCGCCTGGCGCCGCTCAGCCTGCTGGGCATGGGGCTGATCGTGGTGGGCCTGCTGTTCGTGTTCCGCAAGCCCGCCGCGCGCCTGGCCGAGGCGTAG
- a CDS encoding DUF4265 domain-containing protein: MNDAYKKVLFRLEQDENGYPPASVEGLWAKAVEGGHAVDNIPFHVYGIAPGDVIGTREEAGETWFTELRHSSGSSVFRVIVKPPETLDQVRAALHDFGCNCETEQAVKMLAVEVPPQRSLDTLLYYLLTQREAGLLDFEEGVLRHAIPEEFR; the protein is encoded by the coding sequence ATGAACGACGCGTACAAAAAGGTGCTGTTCCGCCTGGAGCAGGATGAAAACGGTTACCCGCCGGCCTCGGTCGAAGGCCTGTGGGCCAAGGCCGTGGAAGGCGGCCATGCCGTCGACAATATTCCCTTCCATGTCTACGGTATCGCCCCGGGCGATGTGATCGGTACCCGTGAGGAAGCCGGCGAAACCTGGTTTACCGAACTGCGCCACAGCAGCGGCAGCTCGGTGTTCCGGGTTATCGTCAAGCCCCCGGAAACCCTGGACCAGGTGCGCGCGGCCTTGCACGACTTCGGCTGCAACTGCGAAACCGAGCAGGCAGTGAAGATGCTGGCGGTCGAGGTCCCGCCGCAGCGCTCGCTCGACACCTTGCTCTACTACCTGCTCACCCAGCGCGAAGCCGGCCTGCTGGACTTCGAGGAAGGCGTACTGCGCCACGCCATCCCCGAAGAGTTCCGCTAG
- a CDS encoding DMT family transporter yields MSPIALARLLTLAAVWGASFLFMRIIAPELGTVPTAFFRVSIACLGLIALLAAARVRWDFKGKLGACLVLGMINSGIPATFYSVAAQVLPAGYSAIFNATTPLMGVLVGALFFREPMTLAKLCGIFLGLFGVGILSGAGPVALDLALLQGALACLAATTCYGFAGFLARRWVSGLDSRLSALGSMLGATLMLSPLFAWSALSQPPASWGGWQVWLSLLGLGLLCTAFAYILYFRLLEEIGPVKASTVTFLIPVFGVLWGAWLLDEPLSMAHLYGGLLIGLALWLVLRPARS; encoded by the coding sequence GTGAGCCCCATCGCCCTAGCCCGCCTGCTGACCCTTGCCGCCGTCTGGGGGGCGAGTTTCCTGTTCATGCGCATTATCGCCCCCGAGCTGGGCACGGTGCCGACGGCATTCTTCCGCGTGTCCATCGCCTGCCTCGGCCTGATCGCGCTGCTCGCCGCCGCCCGCGTGCGCTGGGATTTCAAGGGCAAGCTCGGGGCCTGCCTGGTGCTGGGCATGATCAACTCCGGCATCCCCGCCACCTTCTACTCCGTGGCCGCCCAGGTACTGCCTGCCGGCTACTCGGCAATCTTCAACGCCACCACGCCGCTGATGGGCGTACTGGTCGGCGCGCTGTTCTTCCGCGAACCGATGACCCTGGCCAAGCTCTGCGGCATCTTCCTGGGCCTGTTCGGCGTCGGCATCCTCAGCGGCGCCGGCCCGGTGGCCCTGGACCTGGCATTGCTGCAAGGCGCCCTCGCCTGCCTGGCGGCCACCACCTGCTACGGCTTTGCCGGCTTCCTTGCCCGCCGCTGGGTCAGCGGCCTGGACAGCCGCCTGTCGGCACTGGGCAGCATGCTCGGCGCCACCCTGATGCTGAGCCCGCTGTTCGCCTGGAGCGCACTAAGCCAGCCACCGGCCAGCTGGGGCGGCTGGCAGGTGTGGCTGTCGCTGCTGGGCCTGGGCCTGCTGTGCACAGCGTTCGCCTACATTCTGTACTTCCGCCTGCTGGAGGAGATCGGCCCGGTCAAGGCCAGCACCGTGACCTTCCTGATCCCGGTATTCGGCGTATTGTGGGGGGCGTGGTTGCTGGACGAACCGTTGTCGATGGCGCACCTGTACGGCGGCCTGCTGATTGGCCTGGCATTGTGGCTGGTGCTGCGCCCGGCACGCAGCTGA
- a CDS encoding TonB-dependent siderophore receptor, which yields MSKSLPGPLNPLAKALLIRHSLRPQRAFTRIGLGLAISAAMVAQVQAQEWTLDIPAQSMNSALQALARQTDTQLLYSPEDIGGLRSSALKGRHDLASSLRILLGGSGLRYQIDGNTVTVTAGSAAKDGQVELSATNVNSVGLGATTEGTGSYTTGVTSTATRMNLSIRETPQSISVITRQQMDDQHLATITDVLKQNPGITMSQDGGERFHIYSRGSEISTYQLDGVNTTQDYLTRNMPNTLMDMAMFDRIEIVRGATGLMTGAGEPNGVVNMVRKRPTREFQSYVQAGVGSWDYYRTEADVSGPLIESGKLRGRLVAAKQSNQSYMDWYSQDRDLVYGVLEADLTDTTTVRFGMDYQTYDANGAPGVPLFFSNGQPTNFSRSTSSGPRWMYEDYTTKNYSFGLDQELGNGWQLKVAGNYMDVDRDSLSAFYRTGAGVSTLDQATGNAKSDLLQVDAHQVQRGMNITLQGPFELFGQTHELVTGFDYMDYENNHFTGTAGEATFNFYTWGNRIPQPGNYSPLLDYDLNIRQTGYFIATRLNFTDDLHMILGARTTNYRSDSNQVVLTTGIGNPTQLKEHGEVTPYAGLIYDLTDEQSVYASYTDIFKPQTSRDRTGKVLDPVIGQNYEMGWKGEFYDGRLNANAAIYLIKRDNLAEEDTGFSVPGVPNSTAYRAVSGAETKGIDLELSGEVARGLEVHTGYSHSRTEDANGTRLTSQLPLDTFRLWTTYRLPGEWERLTVGGGVNWNSKQSLATRYNTRITQEDYAVASLMARYKISEHLAATLNVDNLFDKKYYAGLAGNYGHYGAPRNATLNLRYDF from the coding sequence ATGTCCAAGTCCTTGCCCGGCCCGCTCAACCCGCTTGCCAAAGCATTACTGATCCGTCATTCCCTTCGTCCCCAGCGTGCGTTCACACGCATCGGCCTGGGCCTGGCGATATCCGCTGCGATGGTTGCCCAGGTGCAGGCACAGGAGTGGACACTGGATATTCCCGCGCAGTCGATGAACTCGGCGTTGCAGGCACTGGCCAGGCAGACCGATACCCAGTTGCTGTATAGCCCGGAAGATATCGGTGGCCTGCGCTCCTCCGCACTCAAGGGGCGCCACGACCTCGCTTCGTCCCTGCGCATCCTGCTGGGTGGCAGCGGGCTGCGTTATCAGATCGACGGCAACACCGTGACGGTAACAGCGGGTTCAGCCGCAAAGGATGGCCAGGTCGAGCTTTCGGCGACCAACGTCAATAGCGTGGGCCTGGGGGCCACTACCGAAGGCACGGGTTCCTATACCACCGGCGTGACCAGCACGGCCACCCGCATGAACCTGTCGATACGCGAAACACCGCAAAGCATCAGCGTCATCACCCGCCAGCAAATGGACGACCAGCACCTGGCGACCATTACCGACGTGCTGAAGCAAAACCCGGGCATCACCATGTCCCAGGACGGTGGCGAGCGCTTCCACATCTATTCGCGCGGTTCGGAAATCAGCACCTACCAACTCGATGGCGTGAACACTACGCAGGACTACCTGACGCGCAACATGCCCAACACCCTGATGGACATGGCCATGTTCGACCGCATCGAGATCGTCCGCGGTGCCACTGGCCTGATGACCGGTGCGGGCGAGCCCAACGGTGTGGTCAACATGGTACGCAAACGCCCCACGCGTGAATTCCAGTCGTATGTGCAGGCCGGTGTGGGCTCGTGGGACTACTATCGCACCGAGGCCGACGTGTCCGGCCCGCTGATCGAAAGCGGCAAACTGCGTGGCCGCCTGGTGGCTGCCAAGCAGAGCAACCAGAGCTACATGGACTGGTACAGCCAGGACCGTGACCTGGTCTACGGCGTGCTCGAAGCAGACCTGACCGATACCACCACCGTGCGCTTCGGCATGGACTACCAGACCTACGACGCCAATGGCGCGCCAGGTGTGCCGCTGTTTTTCAGCAATGGCCAGCCCACCAACTTCTCCCGCTCGACCAGTTCCGGGCCGCGCTGGATGTATGAAGACTACACCACCAAGAACTACTCCTTCGGCCTGGACCAGGAGTTAGGCAATGGTTGGCAGTTGAAAGTGGCCGGCAACTACATGGATGTCGATCGCGACTCGCTGTCGGCGTTCTACCGCACCGGTGCGGGCGTATCTACCCTCGATCAAGCCACCGGCAACGCCAAGTCCGACCTGCTGCAAGTCGATGCCCACCAGGTTCAGCGGGGCATGAACATTACGCTGCAAGGGCCCTTCGAGTTGTTTGGCCAGACCCACGAACTGGTGACCGGCTTCGACTACATGGATTACGAGAACAACCACTTCACCGGGACAGCGGGAGAAGCCACTTTCAACTTCTACACCTGGGGCAACCGCATACCACAACCTGGCAATTATTCACCACTGCTTGACTACGACCTGAATATCCGCCAGACCGGTTACTTCATTGCCACCCGGCTCAATTTCACCGATGACCTGCACATGATTCTCGGTGCCCGTACCACAAATTACCGTTCGGACTCTAACCAGGTAGTGTTGACCACTGGCATCGGCAATCCCACGCAACTGAAGGAGCACGGAGAGGTAACACCGTACGCCGGCCTGATCTATGACCTGACCGATGAGCAATCGGTGTACGCCAGCTACACCGATATCTTCAAGCCCCAGACCAGCCGCGACCGTACCGGCAAGGTGCTGGACCCTGTGATCGGGCAGAACTATGAAATGGGCTGGAAAGGTGAGTTCTACGATGGCCGCCTGAATGCCAACGCCGCGATCTACCTCATCAAGCGCGACAACCTTGCAGAGGAAGACACCGGCTTCAGCGTACCGGGCGTACCTAACTCCACCGCTTACCGCGCGGTCAGCGGCGCCGAAACCAAGGGTATCGATCTTGAACTGTCCGGCGAAGTGGCTCGCGGGCTGGAAGTTCATACCGGTTACAGCCACTCACGCACGGAAGATGCCAATGGCACTCGCCTGACGTCGCAATTGCCGCTGGATACCTTCCGCCTGTGGACTACCTACCGCCTGCCTGGCGAATGGGAGCGTCTGACTGTTGGTGGAGGGGTCAACTGGAATTCCAAGCAATCCCTGGCCACCCGCTACAACACGCGCATTACCCAGGAAGACTACGCCGTGGCCAGCCTGATGGCCCGCTACAAGATCAGCGAGCACCTGGCCGCCACGCTGAACGTGGACAACCTGTTCGACAAGAAGTACTACGCAGGCCTGGCCGGCAATTATGGCCACTATGGCGCGCCGAGAAACGCGACGCTGAACCTGCGCTACGATTTCTGA
- the aceK gene encoding bifunctional isocitrate dehydrogenase kinase/phosphatase: MPQPWPAIEIARMILAGFDDYRDHFQRITLGARKRFEQAHWQDIQRASAARINLYEEKVAEVNGWLRQGFAEDVLLDVEQWPLVKNAYIHLIDPRLDDELSETWYNSLFCSLFSHDLISDGCMFIHTTRPSMRGRERAAQTRTYRPDGGLKGLLRAVFTDYPFDVPYGDLEGDLTRLEDQLRDCLPDWVCKDPTLAVELFSPVLYRNKGAYLVGRLFNSDEQWPLVIPLLHREGHGIEADGLITDEAEVSIIFSFTRSYFMVDVPVPAEFVNFLKRILPGKHIAELYTSIGFYKHGKSEFYRALINHLASSDDRFVMAPGVRGMVMSVFTLPGFNTVFKIIKDRFSPSKTVDRATVIDKYRLVKSVDRVGRMADTQEFADFRFPRSKFEPECLAELLEVAPSTVALEGDTVLIRHCWTERRMTPLNLYLEHASEGQVLEALEDYGLAIKQLAAANIFPGDMLLKNFGVTRHGRVVFYDYDEISFLTEVNFRHIPPPRYPEDEMSGEPWYSIGPHDVFPEEFPPFLFADIGQRRLFSRLHGELYDADYWKGLQAAIREGKVIDVFPYRRKGR, encoded by the coding sequence ATGCCCCAGCCCTGGCCAGCTATCGAAATCGCCCGGATGATCCTCGCCGGCTTCGACGACTACCGCGACCATTTCCAGCGCATCACCCTCGGTGCCCGCAAGCGCTTCGAGCAAGCGCACTGGCAGGATATCCAGCGTGCTTCCGCCGCCCGCATCAATCTCTATGAAGAAAAGGTCGCCGAGGTCAACGGCTGGCTGCGCCAGGGCTTTGCCGAGGATGTGCTGCTGGATGTGGAGCAATGGCCCTTGGTGAAAAACGCCTATATCCACCTGATCGACCCACGGCTGGACGACGAGCTGTCCGAGACCTGGTACAACTCGCTGTTCTGCAGCCTGTTCAGCCACGACTTGATCAGCGACGGCTGCATGTTCATCCACACCACCCGACCGTCCATGCGCGGCCGTGAGCGCGCCGCGCAAACCCGTACCTATCGGCCTGACGGTGGGCTCAAGGGCCTGCTGCGGGCGGTGTTCACTGATTACCCGTTCGATGTGCCGTACGGCGACCTGGAAGGCGACCTGACGCGCCTGGAAGACCAACTGCGCGACTGCCTGCCGGACTGGGTATGCAAGGACCCGACCCTGGCGGTGGAGCTGTTTTCGCCGGTGCTGTACCGCAACAAGGGCGCCTACCTGGTTGGCCGGCTGTTCAACAGCGACGAGCAGTGGCCGCTGGTCATCCCGCTGCTGCACCGCGAAGGGCACGGTATCGAGGCCGATGGGCTGATCACCGATGAGGCCGAGGTGTCGATCATCTTTTCCTTCACCCGCTCGTACTTCATGGTCGATGTGCCGGTGCCGGCGGAGTTCGTCAACTTCCTCAAGCGCATCTTGCCGGGCAAGCACATCGCCGAACTGTACACCTCGATCGGTTTCTACAAGCACGGCAAGTCGGAGTTCTACCGGGCGCTGATCAACCACCTGGCCAGCAGCGACGACCGCTTCGTCATGGCGCCGGGGGTGCGCGGCATGGTCATGAGCGTGTTTACCCTGCCGGGCTTCAACACCGTGTTCAAGATCATCAAGGACCGCTTTTCTCCATCGAAGACGGTCGATCGCGCCACGGTGATCGACAAGTACCGGCTGGTAAAAAGCGTCGACCGCGTCGGGCGCATGGCCGATACCCAGGAATTCGCCGATTTTCGTTTCCCGCGCAGCAAGTTCGAGCCGGAGTGCCTGGCCGAGCTGCTGGAGGTGGCGCCATCGACCGTGGCGCTGGAAGGTGACACGGTGCTGATCCGCCACTGCTGGACCGAGCGCCGGATGACGCCGTTGAACCTGTATCTGGAGCACGCCAGCGAGGGCCAGGTGCTGGAGGCGCTGGAAGATTACGGCCTGGCCATCAAGCAGCTGGCGGCGGCGAATATCTTCCCTGGCGACATGCTGCTGAAGAATTTTGGCGTTACCCGCCATGGCCGGGTGGTGTTCTATGACTATGACGAAATCAGCTTCCTGACCGAGGTGAATTTCCGCCATATCCCGCCGCCACGTTACCCGGAGGACGAGATGTCGGGCGAGCCGTGGTACTCGATTGGGCCGCATGACGTGTTCCCCGAGGAATTCCCGCCGTTCCTGTTTGCCGACATCGGCCAGCGGCGGTTGTTCAGCCGCTTGCATGGAGAGCTGTATGACGCGGATTACTGGAAGGGGTTGCAGGCGGCGATTCGTGAGGGGAAGGTGATTGATGTGTTTCCGTATCGGCGCAAGGGGCGGTGA
- a CDS encoding formylglycine-generating enzyme family protein, with protein sequence MNVSAWLHRPAQITCLLLVSAYAHAAKPGDVFKDCKDCPEMVVLPAGSYVMGAPDDEVGRQPDEGPLHTVTFAKPFAMSRYQVTAGELDAYIKATGTVIKSGDDRPGRWCEASKPSYKQGPRQPAVCVDYDEVQAYTRWLAKTTGKPYRMVSEAEREYAARGGSTGPFPFPFDEPGKYEISKHANTYGPRDGYTFTAPVGSYPPNAFGMYDMHGNVYEWVADCYHDSYEGAPTDGSAWIQDPTCIRAHMRGNDWGEPPIFSRSANRNDRLKTTRGDFLGFRVAREL encoded by the coding sequence ATGAACGTATCCGCCTGGCTCCACCGGCCAGCCCAGATCACCTGCCTGCTGCTGGTCAGCGCCTACGCCCACGCCGCCAAGCCCGGCGACGTGTTCAAAGACTGCAAGGACTGCCCCGAGATGGTCGTGCTGCCCGCCGGCAGCTACGTGATGGGTGCCCCCGACGACGAAGTCGGCCGCCAGCCCGACGAGGGCCCGTTGCACACCGTGACCTTCGCCAAGCCCTTCGCCATGAGCCGCTACCAGGTCACCGCCGGCGAGCTGGACGCCTACATCAAGGCCACCGGCACCGTCATCAAGAGCGGCGACGACCGCCCAGGCCGCTGGTGCGAAGCCAGCAAGCCCAGCTACAAGCAGGGCCCCCGCCAACCAGCGGTGTGCGTCGACTACGACGAAGTGCAGGCCTACACCCGATGGCTGGCGAAAACCACCGGCAAGCCCTACCGCATGGTCAGCGAAGCCGAGCGCGAATACGCCGCCCGCGGCGGCTCGACCGGCCCGTTCCCCTTCCCTTTCGACGAACCCGGCAAGTACGAGATCAGCAAGCACGCCAATACCTATGGCCCAAGGGATGGCTACACCTTCACCGCCCCGGTGGGCAGCTACCCGCCCAATGCCTTTGGCATGTACGACATGCACGGCAACGTCTACGAATGGGTCGCCGACTGCTACCACGACAGCTACGAAGGCGCCCCCACCGACGGCAGCGCCTGGATCCAGGACCCCACGTGCATCCGCGCGCACATGCGCGGCAACGACTGGGGCGAGCCGCCGATCTTTTCCCGCTCGGCCAACCGCAACGACCGCCTCAAGACCACCCGCGGTGACTTCCTCGGCTTTCGCGTAGCACGCGAACTGTGA